From one Catenuloplanes nepalensis genomic stretch:
- a CDS encoding maleylpyruvate isomerase family mycothiol-dependent enzyme → MSTELGLDYAGHLSALRGAVGRLVDLVADADPATPVPACPGWDLGALSGHIGATHRWAEAMVASGMPRRLPFDAFEAEVPHDAGELTVWLLVGAQRLLATLESTDPDRPVWTFGHDRRAAGWPRRMLHEAIVHGLDAAEALRRPTQVDAAVARDGIEEFLGAMLHHPAIQRRLSPEGGTPLTGTLILAAADTGEIWRVDLGTTGPRWRRVTSTADGDAVVLGGIADLYLYLWHRIPAPTVMGSPDLVAQWSRATTL, encoded by the coding sequence ATGAGCACGGAGTTGGGCCTGGACTACGCCGGACACCTGTCCGCCCTGCGCGGCGCCGTCGGCCGCCTCGTCGACCTGGTCGCGGACGCCGACCCGGCCACGCCAGTGCCCGCCTGCCCCGGCTGGGACCTCGGCGCGCTCTCCGGCCACATCGGCGCCACCCACCGCTGGGCCGAGGCCATGGTCGCCTCCGGCATGCCGCGCCGGCTGCCGTTCGACGCGTTCGAGGCCGAGGTCCCGCACGACGCCGGTGAGCTGACCGTGTGGCTGCTGGTCGGCGCTCAGCGCCTGCTCGCCACGCTCGAGTCGACCGACCCGGACCGGCCGGTCTGGACGTTCGGTCACGACCGGCGCGCCGCCGGCTGGCCCCGCCGCATGCTGCACGAGGCGATCGTGCACGGCCTGGACGCGGCCGAGGCGCTGCGCCGGCCCACCCAGGTCGACGCGGCCGTCGCGCGGGACGGCATCGAGGAGTTCCTCGGCGCGATGCTGCACCACCCGGCCATCCAGCGCCGCCTCAGCCCGGAGGGCGGCACCCCGCTGACCGGCACGCTGATCCTCGCCGCCGCGGACACCGGCGAGATCTGGCGCGTCGACCTCGGCACGACCGGCCCGCGCTGGCGCCGCGTCACCAGCACCGCGGACGGCGACGCGGTCGTGCTGGGCGGCATCGCCGATCTCTACCTCTACCTCTGGCACCGCATCCCGGCCCCGACCGTGATGGGCTCCCCCGACCTCGTCGCCCAGTGGTCGAGAGCCACAACCCTTTAG
- a CDS encoding LysR substrate-binding domain-containing protein, translated as MVTLHQLRCFLATVEHGSFTAAAAALGYAQPSLSEQVRLLEQGIDARLFRRAGRGLTPTEAAHALIPHATAALAAVDAGTRAVAGVREVLTGTVRFGVFGTARLYLGAGLVEAVLARHPGIRLELAGLNSAQIAAQLRRGTLEAAVIALSGSSTQGLAVTPVMRDELVYVSADPERLTQAVTPARLATAPLVLPDVSFRDDDSTRRLIARDLQAHGHQLTTRVEVEDPETALEIAARGIADTVTWRGVLRAHRLPDGLGWTSLRPRRYETFAIAHRPDAVLSPAVRAVAELVTARMRDLDAQVRS; from the coding sequence TTGGTCACTCTGCATCAGCTCCGGTGTTTCCTGGCCACCGTCGAGCACGGCTCGTTCACCGCCGCCGCCGCGGCGCTCGGCTACGCCCAGCCGTCGCTGTCCGAGCAGGTCCGACTACTGGAGCAGGGCATCGACGCGCGTCTGTTCCGGCGGGCCGGGCGCGGCCTGACCCCGACCGAGGCCGCGCACGCGCTGATCCCGCACGCCACGGCCGCGCTCGCCGCGGTCGACGCCGGCACCCGCGCGGTCGCCGGCGTCCGCGAGGTCCTCACCGGCACGGTGAGGTTCGGCGTCTTCGGCACCGCCCGCCTGTACCTCGGTGCCGGCCTGGTCGAGGCCGTCCTGGCCCGGCATCCCGGCATCCGGCTCGAACTCGCCGGCCTCAACTCCGCGCAGATCGCCGCCCAGTTGCGGCGCGGCACCCTGGAGGCGGCCGTGATCGCGCTGTCCGGGTCGTCGACGCAGGGGCTCGCGGTCACGCCGGTGATGCGCGACGAACTCGTCTACGTCAGCGCCGACCCGGAACGCCTCACCCAGGCCGTCACGCCCGCCCGGCTCGCGACCGCGCCGCTGGTCCTGCCGGACGTCAGTTTCCGCGACGACGACTCCACCCGCCGGCTGATCGCCCGCGACCTGCAGGCGCACGGGCATCAGCTGACCACGCGGGTCGAGGTCGAGGACCCGGAGACCGCGCTGGAGATCGCCGCCCGGGGCATCGCCGACACCGTCACCTGGCGTGGCGTGCTGCGCGCGCACCGGCTCCCGGACGGGCTCGGCTGGACGTCGCTGCGTCCCCGCCGCTACGAGACGTTCGCGATCGCGCACCGCCCCGACGCCGTGCTGTCCCCGGCCGTGCGCGCGGTCGCGGAACTGGTCACCGCGCGCATGCGGGACCTGGACGCGCAGGTGCGATCCTGA
- a CDS encoding DMT family transporter produces the protein MGFVLCLVAASGFGLAPLFAKQAYAGGFSVTTMLTVRFALAALLLWAIVALRRRPIRMPARTLAVCVGLGAVGYALQGAAYFGAVSMIDASLAALLLYTYPALTLILGVALRRARADRRRVLALAVSGGGLIMLLGAGFDGGLGVLLALTAAGTYAVYLTVSETLPANLDVYLLTAIVCSSAAVSLALGGAATGGLHGPAAASAWLWVGIIAVIGTVLPITAMFAGVRLVGASTAAILCGLEPAITVVSTALVFGERLTAAQLVGGAAILTAVVILQLPARRRALSGPAIAQARRASISHRNAGTLGVNGSQPLIVPSSAQ, from the coding sequence GTGGGATTCGTGTTGTGCCTGGTCGCGGCGTCCGGTTTCGGGCTGGCGCCGCTGTTCGCGAAGCAGGCGTACGCCGGTGGGTTCTCCGTGACGACGATGCTGACCGTCCGGTTCGCGCTGGCCGCGCTGCTGCTGTGGGCGATCGTGGCGCTCCGCCGCCGCCCGATCCGCATGCCGGCCCGCACGCTCGCGGTCTGCGTCGGGCTCGGCGCGGTCGGCTACGCGTTGCAGGGCGCGGCGTACTTCGGCGCGGTGTCGATGATCGACGCGTCGCTGGCCGCGCTGCTGCTCTACACGTACCCGGCGCTGACCTTGATCCTGGGTGTGGCACTGCGCCGGGCCCGCGCGGACCGGCGCAGGGTCCTCGCGCTGGCCGTCTCCGGCGGCGGACTGATCATGCTGCTCGGCGCCGGGTTCGACGGCGGCCTGGGCGTGCTGCTCGCGCTCACCGCGGCCGGCACGTACGCGGTGTACCTGACCGTGTCCGAGACGCTGCCGGCGAACCTGGACGTGTACCTGCTGACCGCGATCGTGTGCTCGTCCGCCGCGGTCAGCCTCGCGCTCGGCGGCGCGGCGACCGGGGGACTGCACGGCCCCGCCGCCGCGTCGGCCTGGCTGTGGGTGGGGATCATCGCGGTGATCGGCACGGTGCTGCCGATCACCGCGATGTTCGCCGGGGTACGCCTGGTGGGCGCGTCCACGGCCGCGATCCTGTGCGGGCTGGAACCGGCGATCACGGTGGTGTCGACCGCGCTGGTCTTCGGCGAGCGGCTGACCGCGGCGCAGCTGGTGGGCGGCGCCGCGATCCTGACCGCGGTGGTGATCTTGCAACTGCCGGCCCGCCGTCGTGCCCTTTCGGGGCCGGCGATCGCTCAGGCGCGCAGGGCCTCGATCAGCCACAGGAACGCGGGCACCTTGGGGGTGAACGGCTCCCAGCCGTTGATCGTGCCGAGCAGCGCCCAGTAG
- a CDS encoding helix-turn-helix domain-containing protein, whose protein sequence is MTDELYTIGQLARRAGLPVRTIRFWSDSGLLPPTGRSAGGYRLYDAAAVARLELVRTLRELGIGLDVVGQVLARQRTVADVAAAHVRALDAEIRLLRVRRAVLASVAARNSTTEEMSLMHKLAQLSARERQELIDEYVDATFGGVNPESPGYGIAAGMRQLKLPDDPTPAQVDAWVELAELVTDADFRARTRQMALAGESSQARLTEAYDFNAVQETAGRALADGVAPDSARGQELARELVGDLGPEGRRELADEMAIFTDVRVERYWALLGTINGWEPFTPKVPAFLWLIEALRA, encoded by the coding sequence GTGACCGACGAGCTGTACACGATCGGGCAGCTGGCCCGGCGGGCCGGGCTGCCGGTGCGGACCATCCGGTTCTGGTCGGACAGCGGCCTGCTGCCGCCGACCGGGCGGTCCGCGGGCGGCTACCGGCTCTACGACGCGGCCGCGGTGGCCCGGCTGGAGCTGGTCCGGACGCTGCGCGAGCTGGGCATCGGCCTGGACGTGGTCGGGCAGGTCCTGGCCCGGCAGCGGACCGTCGCGGATGTGGCGGCCGCGCACGTGCGGGCGCTGGACGCGGAGATCCGGCTGCTGCGGGTGCGGCGGGCGGTGCTGGCGTCGGTCGCGGCCAGGAACAGTACGACGGAGGAGATGAGTCTCATGCACAAGCTGGCACAGCTGTCCGCGCGGGAGCGGCAGGAACTGATCGACGAGTACGTGGACGCCACCTTCGGCGGGGTGAACCCGGAGAGCCCGGGGTACGGGATCGCGGCCGGCATGCGGCAGCTGAAACTCCCGGACGATCCGACGCCGGCGCAGGTCGACGCGTGGGTGGAGCTGGCCGAGCTGGTCACCGACGCGGACTTCCGGGCCCGCACCCGGCAGATGGCGCTGGCCGGCGAGTCGTCGCAGGCGCGCCTGACCGAGGCCTACGACTTCAACGCGGTGCAGGAGACCGCGGGCCGCGCGCTCGCGGACGGCGTGGCGCCGGACTCCGCGCGCGGGCAGGAACTCGCCCGGGAGCTGGTCGGTGACCTCGGCCCGGAGGGGCGCCGGGAACTCGCGGACGAGATGGCGATCTTCACGGACGTGCGGGTGGAGCGCTACTGGGCGCTGCTCGGCACGATCAACGGCTGGGAGCCGTTCACCCCCAAGGTGCCCGCGTTCCTGTGGCTGATCGAGGCCCTGCGCGCCTGA
- a CDS encoding TetR/AcrR family transcriptional regulator, with amino-acid sequence MGAVAEGRRRGTELETAILRAAADELTTSGYAGMTMDRVARRAGTNKNAIYRRWPHRAALGIAAYRHLAVTRTPAPDTGNLRDDALNLLRAANATWSSPYGAILRDLLTAAADDPALLGLLRDQAGGTAMDAAWFTVLSRAVARGDAPPEAVHPRVAALPTTLLRGEYAVRGHPEVPDQVLVEIVDEILLPLIHGRARPA; translated from the coding sequence ATGGGCGCCGTGGCGGAAGGGCGGCGGCGCGGCACGGAACTCGAGACCGCGATCCTGCGCGCGGCCGCCGACGAGCTGACCACGTCCGGCTACGCCGGGATGACCATGGACCGGGTCGCCCGCCGCGCCGGCACCAACAAGAACGCCATCTACCGCCGCTGGCCGCACCGCGCCGCCCTCGGCATCGCCGCCTACCGGCACCTCGCCGTGACCCGCACCCCCGCGCCGGACACCGGCAACCTCCGCGACGACGCCCTGAACCTGCTCCGCGCGGCCAACGCCACCTGGTCCTCGCCGTACGGCGCGATCCTGCGCGACCTGCTCACCGCCGCCGCCGACGACCCGGCCCTGCTCGGCCTGCTCCGCGACCAGGCCGGCGGCACCGCGATGGACGCCGCCTGGTTCACCGTCCTCAGCCGCGCCGTCGCCCGCGGCGACGCACCCCCGGAGGCCGTCCACCCCCGCGTCGCCGCCCTCCCCACCACCCTGCTCCGCGGCGAATACGCCGTCCGCGGCCACCCCGAGGTCCCCGACCAGGTGCTGGTGGAGATCGTGGACGAGATCCTGTTGCCGCTGATCCACGGCCGCGCCCGGCCGGCCTGA
- a CDS encoding SDR family NAD(P)-dependent oxidoreductase — MAHVGVPFGAMYTASKAALEQMTRTWSAEFGPRGVRVVTVAPGITLTEGNMAHAELIAHQTAGIPAGTHVRPDQVAAAVRFVTSPDGAMIQGSVLAVDGGLLGARLG; from the coding sequence ATGGCGCACGTGGGCGTGCCGTTCGGCGCGATGTACACCGCGTCGAAGGCCGCATTGGAGCAGATGACCCGCACCTGGTCGGCCGAGTTCGGCCCGCGCGGCGTCCGGGTCGTCACGGTCGCACCCGGCATCACCCTGACCGAGGGCAACATGGCCCACGCCGAGCTGATCGCCCACCAGACCGCCGGCATCCCCGCGGGCACGCATGTGCGCCCGGACCAGGTCGCGGCCGCGGTCCGCTTCGTCACCTCCCCGGACGGCGCGATGATCCAGGGCTCGGTCCTCGCGGTCGACGGTGGCCTGCTGGGCGCGCGGCTGGGCTGA
- a CDS encoding MmyB family transcriptional regulator, with translation MRHPRTDVDDHAGAAGGHRRGEQDPGARDRIVNWESFARFMVAALRRESSRRPQDRFLHDLIDELRRTDPMVAGWWDDHGVRDYASVAKHLRHPVAGDLHFDIEVVVAPHEPGQRLIVYTCQPDSATARMLPILASWEVTATR, from the coding sequence GTGCGCCATCCACGAACCGATGTTGACGATCACGCCGGAGCCGCGGGCGGCCATCGCCGGGGCGAGCAGGATCCCGGCGCCCGCGACCGGATCGTCAACTGGGAGTCGTTCGCGCGGTTCATGGTCGCGGCGCTGCGCCGCGAATCGAGCCGCCGCCCGCAGGACCGGTTCCTGCACGACCTCATCGACGAGCTGCGCCGCACCGATCCGATGGTCGCCGGCTGGTGGGACGATCACGGCGTGCGCGACTACGCCTCGGTCGCCAAGCACCTGCGCCACCCGGTCGCCGGCGACCTGCACTTCGACATCGAGGTGGTGGTCGCGCCGCACGAGCCGGGGCAGCGCCTGATCGTCTACACCTGCCAGCCGGACTCCGCGACCGCCCGCATGCTGCCGATTCTGGCATCCTGGGAGGTCACGGCCACCCGGTGA
- a CDS encoding nucleotidyl transferase AbiEii/AbiGii toxin family protein gives MRLHPAHARIARIALAVANRHGFALGGGLALIAHGVVHRPTEDVDLFSDVAGAVPAATRLVAAALRADGFAVEEIEDETGYLGDHLAELEITDPGRSGVAIRVSLGELHRERSPVVLDLIGPVMDLADLRAWKVSALVSRAEPRDYIDVAAFLADADAGTLIGLARAVDPEIEAEDIARIRPRLDRMPDREFHAYGLTEDQVAELRKRFTGWP, from the coding sequence ATGCGGCTCCACCCGGCGCATGCGCGCATCGCCCGGATCGCGCTGGCGGTCGCGAACCGGCACGGGTTCGCGCTCGGCGGTGGTCTCGCGCTGATCGCGCACGGCGTGGTGCACCGGCCGACCGAGGACGTGGACCTGTTCAGCGACGTGGCGGGTGCGGTGCCGGCCGCGACGCGCCTGGTCGCGGCGGCGTTGCGGGCGGACGGGTTCGCGGTGGAGGAGATCGAGGACGAGACCGGCTACCTGGGTGACCACCTGGCCGAGCTGGAGATCACCGATCCGGGGCGGTCCGGGGTCGCGATCCGGGTGAGCCTGGGTGAGCTGCACCGGGAGCGGTCGCCGGTGGTGCTGGACCTGATCGGCCCGGTGATGGATCTGGCGGACCTGCGGGCGTGGAAGGTGTCGGCGCTGGTGTCGCGGGCGGAGCCGCGAGACTACATCGACGTGGCCGCGTTCCTGGCGGACGCGGACGCGGGCACGCTGATCGGCCTGGCCCGTGCGGTCGACCCGGAGATCGAGGCGGAGGACATCGCCCGGATCCGGCCGCGCCTGGACCGGATGCCGGACCGGGAGTTCCACGCTTACGGATTGACCGAGGATCAGGTCGCCGAGCTGCGGAAGCGGTTCACCGGGTGGCCGTGA
- a CDS encoding TetR/AcrR family transcriptional regulator — protein sequence MPRTVDLDARRAGIADALLRLVEERGLAAATMRETAAAAGVSLGAVQRCFATREEMVLFALTRINERFKARVLAAVSPTAAPREAARTLITEMLPFSDPGRADARVALAFLGVAAGDPQVAAALRVADRGAREFFTRHLAGFGHPPVAATRLLALIDGLRAPLLLGHLGSADARSAIDAHLSELFEDPPG from the coding sequence GTGCCGAGAACCGTGGATCTGGACGCCCGCCGTGCCGGGATCGCCGACGCGCTGCTGCGGCTGGTCGAGGAGCGTGGCCTGGCCGCCGCGACCATGCGGGAGACCGCGGCGGCCGCGGGCGTGTCGCTGGGCGCGGTGCAGCGCTGTTTCGCCACCCGGGAGGAGATGGTGCTGTTCGCGCTGACCCGGATCAACGAGCGCTTCAAGGCCCGGGTCCTGGCCGCGGTCTCCCCCACGGCCGCGCCACGCGAGGCGGCCCGCACGCTGATCACGGAGATGCTGCCGTTCTCCGACCCGGGCCGCGCCGACGCCCGGGTCGCGCTGGCCTTCCTGGGCGTGGCCGCCGGCGACCCGCAGGTCGCCGCCGCGCTCCGCGTCGCCGACCGCGGCGCCCGCGAATTCTTCACCCGCCACCTGGCCGGCTTCGGTCACCCCCCGGTCGCCGCCACCCGACTGCTGGCCCTGATCGACGGCCTGCGCGCCCCGCTGTTGCTCGGCCACCTCGGGTCCGCCGACGCCCGGTCCGCGATCGACGCTCACCTGTCCGAGCTGTTCGAGGACCCGCCGGGTTGA
- a CDS encoding alpha/beta fold hydrolase, whose product MTTVQYAHHGDVRIAYERFGHDGEPLLLLGGHGRPSTWIPDGFCHALVDAGFTVVRFDNRDSGLSTHFDQHTAAGYVSAILRPTRRPPYPVTAFADDAAAVLDANDWPSAHLAGGSMGVGIALLLASRAPERVRSMTLLTGGYMHKHRILRYTRFQVLRGIVGRRFPPGADGEAEMTVAVMRMLASPHALDRFDDELARDIGRRSHARHPHDPAADRRQIAAGRTGDPWPFDRLPGVPIQVINGLDDPMIRATGGLDLARRLRAPIRFYPDMGHDLPRHLWGTLAADIRALASRSAEGTRQAA is encoded by the coding sequence ATGACCACCGTTCAGTACGCCCACCACGGCGACGTCCGCATCGCATACGAGAGGTTCGGCCACGACGGGGAGCCGCTGCTGCTCCTCGGCGGGCACGGACGGCCCTCCACCTGGATCCCGGACGGGTTCTGCCACGCACTCGTCGACGCCGGATTCACCGTCGTCCGGTTCGACAACCGCGACAGCGGACTCTCCACCCACTTCGACCAGCACACCGCGGCCGGATACGTCAGCGCGATCCTGCGACCCACCCGCCGCCCGCCGTACCCGGTCACCGCGTTCGCCGACGACGCGGCCGCGGTCCTCGACGCCAACGACTGGCCGTCCGCACACCTCGCCGGCGGCTCCATGGGCGTCGGCATCGCGCTGCTGCTCGCCTCCCGCGCACCCGAACGCGTCCGCAGCATGACCCTGCTCACCGGCGGCTACATGCACAAACACCGCATCCTGCGCTACACCCGCTTCCAGGTCCTCCGCGGCATCGTCGGCCGCCGCTTCCCGCCCGGGGCCGACGGTGAGGCCGAGATGACCGTCGCGGTCATGCGCATGCTCGCCTCCCCGCACGCGCTCGACCGCTTCGACGACGAACTCGCCCGAGACATCGGCCGCCGCAGCCACGCCCGCCACCCGCACGACCCGGCCGCCGACCGCCGCCAGATCGCGGCCGGCCGCACCGGAGACCCCTGGCCGTTCGACAGGCTGCCCGGCGTACCCATCCAGGTCATCAACGGCCTCGACGACCCGATGATCCGCGCCACCGGCGGCCTCGACCTGGCCCGCCGCCTGCGCGCGCCGATCAGGTTCTACCCCGACATGGGCCACGACCTGCCCAGACACCTGTGGGGCACGCTGGCGGCGGACATCCGCGCGCTCGCCAGTCGTTCCGCGGAAGGGACTCGGCAAGCCGCCTGA
- a CDS encoding tyrosine-type recombinase/integrase produces MQHIPDVTGERDEKLIVLVDEFLAARAIRKPSAHTLAAYRRDLTAIARLLADGEVQPDGTAPLPLATLPISAVTARALRAAFAHFAAPRAAASVYRAWSTWNSFFAFLVADGRVPGNPMSAVGKPRVPALTPKPLRGEETPERLLEAVAEAPDGRQRHPWPERDLVVLALALCAGLRLAELLDLRVGSIVGRDGERRVEVLGKGGRPRSVPIEPELSALVERYLESRRRRFGARTVTRESALLVDRFSAPLRRGGLQYLVESCYRRAGIADRVPAGAQLHALRHTFATRLAEDGASASEIMRLLGHATLTTSQNYIDVTAGQQRAAIKANRTNRALARLAASDGI; encoded by the coding sequence ATGCAGCACATACCGGACGTAACGGGCGAACGCGACGAGAAGCTGATCGTGCTGGTCGACGAGTTCCTGGCGGCGCGGGCGATCCGGAAGCCGTCGGCGCACACGCTCGCGGCCTACCGGCGTGATCTGACCGCGATCGCCCGGCTGCTGGCCGACGGCGAGGTGCAGCCCGACGGCACCGCTCCCCTCCCCCTGGCCACGCTGCCGATCTCCGCGGTGACCGCTCGTGCGCTGCGGGCCGCGTTCGCGCACTTCGCGGCCCCGCGCGCGGCCGCCTCGGTCTATCGCGCCTGGTCGACGTGGAACAGTTTCTTCGCGTTCCTGGTCGCCGACGGCCGGGTGCCCGGCAACCCGATGTCCGCGGTCGGCAAGCCGCGCGTCCCGGCCCTCACACCGAAACCGCTGCGTGGCGAGGAGACCCCGGAGCGCCTCCTCGAAGCGGTGGCGGAGGCGCCGGACGGCCGCCAGCGGCACCCGTGGCCGGAGCGGGACCTGGTGGTGCTGGCGCTGGCGTTGTGCGCGGGGCTGCGCCTGGCCGAGTTGCTGGACCTGCGGGTCGGCTCGATCGTCGGCCGCGACGGTGAGCGCCGGGTGGAGGTGCTCGGCAAGGGCGGCCGCCCGCGTTCGGTGCCGATCGAGCCGGAGCTGTCCGCGCTGGTCGAGCGCTATCTGGAGTCTCGGCGCCGGCGTTTCGGCGCACGCACGGTGACGCGCGAGTCGGCGCTGCTGGTGGACCGTTTCTCCGCTCCCCTGCGCCGAGGCGGCCTGCAGTATCTGGTGGAGTCCTGCTACCGCCGGGCCGGCATCGCCGACCGGGTCCCGGCCGGCGCCCAGTTGCACGCGCTGCGCCACACGTTCGCGACCCGGCTGGCGGAGGACGGTGCGAGCGCCTCCGAGATCATGCGCCTGCTCGGCCACGCGACGCTGACGACGAGCCAGAACTACATCGACGTGACCGCCGGCCAGCAGCGCGCCGCCATCAAGGCCAACCGTACGAATCGGGCGCTGGCCCGTCTGGCCGCGAGTGACGGCATATAG